From a region of the Oncorhynchus keta strain PuntledgeMale-10-30-2019 chromosome 13, Oket_V2, whole genome shotgun sequence genome:
- the LOC118392649 gene encoding lithostathine-like isoform X2 → MGWRTHLLLFLTGLYLPSPCLPYQYHFVEKWITWKEAQTYCRDMYIDLATIGNIEDMNRLMKMDRFSVNNWIGTVWIGLYDDMVNSWGWSLEDSDYYGKGEAEFRHWQSGAPDNIAEQPCVVITNGMWKNQDCKLERSFICCTVPPVKTTQKVVRVRLTPNDQNMDMNDPVVQEAILQQIKNELREKGMSDDVKLRWKEQPDGKIFHK, encoded by the exons ATGGGGTGGAGAACCCATCTCTTACTATTTCTTACAG GGTTGTATTTGCCTTCTCCATGCCTTCCTTATCAGTACCACTTTGTGGAAAAATGGATAACCTGGAAGGAAGCACAGACCTACTGCAGAGATATGTACATTGACCTGGCCACCATAGGCAATATTGAGGATATGAACAGATTGATGAAAATGGACAGGTTTAGTGTTAATAATTGGATAGGCACTGTCTGGATAGGGCTGTATGATGATATGGTTAACAGCTGGGGGTGGTCTCTTGAAGACAGTGACTACTACGGTAAGGGAGAGGCTGAGTTTAGACACTGGCAGAGCGGTGCACCTGATAACATTGCGGAACAACCCTGTGTGGTCATTACAAATGGGATGTGGAAAAATCAGGATTGCAAGCTGGAGCGTTCCTTCATCTGCTGCACCG TTCCTCCAGTGAAGACGACACAGAAGGTGGTGCGAGTGAGACTGACCCCGAATGACCAAAACATGGACATGAATGATCCTGTCGTACAGGAGGCCATCTTACAGCAA ATAAAGAACGAgctgagggagaaggggatgtCTGATGACGTCAAACTGAGATGGAAGGAGCAACCGGATGGGAAGATCTTCCACAAATAA
- the LOC118392649 gene encoding C-type mannose receptor 2-like isoform X1, translating to MGWRTHLLLFLTGLYLPSPCLPYQYHFVEKWITWKEAQTYCRDMYIDLATIGNIEDMNRLMKMDRFSVNNWIGTVWIGLYDDMVNSWGWSLEDSDYYGKGEAEFRHWQSGAPDNIAEQPCVVITNGMWKNQDCKLERSFICCTGERNNSPRFILVNETKKSWGEAQNYCRNRYRDLASVRNQAENQEIETLVGDSDVWIGLFSDSWKWSDGSGSSFRHWKLGEPNNNDSKPQCGGAVLKEGNTVSDEWTDWPCDNTWQPFVCYSIPPVKTTQKVVRVRLTPNDQNMDMNDPVVQEAILQQIKNELREKGMSDDVKLRWKEQPDGKIFHK from the exons ATGGGGTGGAGAACCCATCTCTTACTATTTCTTACAG GGTTGTATTTGCCTTCTCCATGCCTTCCTTATCAGTACCACTTTGTGGAAAAATGGATAACCTGGAAGGAAGCACAGACCTACTGCAGAGATATGTACATTGACCTGGCCACCATAGGCAATATTGAGGATATGAACAGATTGATGAAAATGGACAGGTTTAGTGTTAATAATTGGATAGGCACTGTCTGGATAGGGCTGTATGATGATATGGTTAACAGCTGGGGGTGGTCTCTTGAAGACAGTGACTACTACGGTAAGGGAGAGGCTGAGTTTAGACACTGGCAGAGCGGTGCACCTGATAACATTGCGGAACAACCCTGTGTGGTCATTACAAATGGGATGTGGAAAAATCAGGATTGCAAGCTGGAGCGTTCCTTCATCTGCTGCACCG GCGAGAGAAATAACAGTCCGAGATTTATCTTAGTAAATGAAACAAAAAAAAGCTGGGGTGAAGCTCAGAACTACTGCAGAAATCGCTACCGAGACCTGGCCAGTGTGAGGAACCAGGCTGAGAACCAGGAGATTGAGACCTTGGTTGGTGATAGTGACGTGTGGATTGGCCTGTTTAGCGACTCctggaagtggtcagatggcaGTGGTTCCTCATTTAGGCACTGGAAGTTGGGAGAACCCAATAACAATGACAGTAAACCTCAATGTGGTGGAGCAGTGTTAAAGGAAGGAAACACAGTTTCAGACGAATGGACAGATTGGCCCTGTGATAATACTTGGCAACCCTTTGTTTGCTACAGCA TTCCTCCAGTGAAGACGACACAGAAGGTGGTGCGAGTGAGACTGACCCCGAATGACCAAAACATGGACATGAATGATCCTGTCGTACAGGAGGCCATCTTACAGCAA ATAAAGAACGAgctgagggagaaggggatgtCTGATGACGTCAAACTGAGATGGAAGGAGCAACCGGATGGGAAGATCTTCCACAAATAA